A genomic region of Rhodococcus pyridinivorans contains the following coding sequences:
- the dnaB gene encoding replicative DNA helicase, whose product MWRKAGTAVAVVDDRGNPEYSGPPEEPSGDFGRQPPQDLVAEQSVLGGMLLSKDAIADVLEVLRPGDFYRPAHQAVYDAILDLYSRGEPADPVTVSAELDRRGELKRLGGAAYLVTLTQTVPTAANAGYYAEIVAEKAVLRRLVEAGTRIVQYGYAGADGQDVAEIVDRAQAEVFEVAERRTTEDFVPLEELLQPTMDEIDSIASRGGISLGVPTGFAELDELTNGLHAGQMIIVAARPGVGKALALDTPLPTPTGWTTMGEVGVGDELLGADGRPVRVLAATEVMHGRPCFDVVFSDGTVIVADEQHQWRTGDGAIRTTGELAATADAGHTVANTEALSFPATELPVSPFTLGAWLGGPSSDPELHMRIDGEGGFTSALVALRAHIPAEYQRASEPQRRELLAGLLDAGGEIDDDGTIRFVGSSERLAQGVAELLSGLGYAPVLDGTEISFTTDDDVFVLPSKAVRHKECRATMPRERRIVAVRPVSSVPVRCVEVDGDHMYLAGRAMVPTHNSTLSMDFMRSCSIKHGMASVIFSLEMGKTEIVMRLLSAEAKIKLGDMRSGRMTDDDWTRLARRMSEISEAPLFIDDSPNLTMMEIRAKARRLKQKHDIRLIVIDYLQLMSSGKKVESRQQEVSEFSRSLKLLAKELEVPVVAVCQLNRGPEQRTDKRPQVSDLRESGCLPASTRIMRADTGAEVTLGELLESGEQPLVWSLDERMRMVVRPMVKVFPSGRKEVFRLELASGRRVEATANHPFLTIDGWMPLGELVAGERVAVPRAVPAPLDVIPASDDEVAVLADTAVAGRLIPTRAFSLPKEQVAELVCHIWEDSGEVAWDAGAARAVVRYRSAERRLADDLARLLLRIGVFARITDAVEGWDLTVTGAENQAVFLHDVGKHGTAAQWVLAQLGPKLVKHSPDTVTPEIEAELGELLAVEQLAPIGPVASATPRTTEGARSRLARVADVLDTADIDMVATNNVFWDEIVSVASLGERDVYDGTVPGTHNFVADGIAVHNSLEQDADMVILLHRPDAFERDDPRGGEADLIVGKHRNGPTATITVAHQLHLSRFVDMARG is encoded by the coding sequence ATGTGGAGGAAGGCAGGCACTGCAGTGGCCGTCGTTGACGATCGTGGAAATCCCGAATATTCGGGACCTCCCGAGGAACCGAGTGGAGACTTCGGTCGACAGCCCCCTCAGGATCTCGTGGCCGAGCAGTCCGTGCTCGGTGGCATGCTGCTGAGCAAGGACGCCATCGCCGACGTCCTCGAAGTGCTGAGGCCCGGCGACTTCTACCGTCCGGCCCACCAAGCCGTGTACGACGCGATCCTCGATCTCTACAGCCGTGGCGAACCCGCCGACCCGGTCACCGTGTCGGCCGAGCTCGACCGGCGCGGCGAACTCAAGCGTCTCGGCGGAGCCGCCTATCTCGTCACGCTCACCCAGACCGTCCCCACCGCGGCCAATGCCGGCTACTACGCCGAGATCGTCGCCGAGAAGGCCGTCCTGCGTCGTCTCGTCGAGGCGGGCACGCGCATCGTCCAGTACGGCTACGCCGGCGCCGACGGCCAGGACGTCGCCGAGATCGTCGACCGCGCGCAGGCGGAGGTCTTCGAGGTCGCCGAACGACGCACCACCGAAGACTTCGTGCCGCTCGAAGAACTCCTGCAGCCCACGATGGACGAGATCGACTCCATCGCCAGCCGCGGCGGTATCTCCCTCGGCGTGCCCACCGGCTTCGCCGAACTCGACGAGCTCACCAACGGGCTGCACGCCGGCCAGATGATCATCGTCGCCGCGCGTCCCGGTGTGGGTAAGGCCCTCGCGCTCGACACTCCCCTGCCCACCCCCACCGGCTGGACCACGATGGGCGAGGTCGGTGTGGGCGACGAACTCCTCGGCGCCGACGGCCGCCCCGTCCGCGTCCTCGCCGCCACCGAGGTCATGCACGGCCGGCCGTGCTTCGACGTCGTGTTCTCCGACGGCACCGTGATCGTCGCCGACGAGCAGCACCAGTGGCGCACCGGCGACGGCGCGATCCGCACCACGGGCGAACTCGCCGCCACCGCCGACGCCGGGCACACCGTCGCGAACACCGAGGCACTGTCGTTCCCGGCAACAGAGCTGCCCGTCTCCCCCTTCACGCTCGGGGCGTGGCTCGGCGGCCCGTCGTCCGATCCCGAACTGCACATGCGTATCGACGGCGAAGGTGGTTTCACGAGCGCCCTCGTCGCGCTCCGCGCCCACATCCCCGCCGAATACCAGCGGGCATCCGAACCGCAGCGTCGCGAACTCCTCGCGGGTCTGCTCGACGCCGGTGGAGAGATCGACGACGACGGCACCATCCGGTTCGTCGGCTCGTCCGAGCGTCTGGCGCAGGGCGTCGCCGAACTCCTGTCGGGCCTCGGTTACGCGCCGGTGCTCGACGGCACCGAGATCTCCTTCACCACCGACGACGACGTCTTCGTCCTGCCCAGCAAGGCCGTGCGGCACAAGGAATGCCGCGCCACCATGCCGCGCGAGCGCCGCATCGTCGCCGTCCGCCCGGTTTCCTCGGTCCCGGTGCGGTGCGTCGAGGTCGACGGCGACCACATGTACCTCGCGGGTCGCGCGATGGTGCCCACACACAACTCCACGCTGAGCATGGACTTCATGCGGTCGTGCTCCATCAAGCACGGCATGGCGTCGGTCATCTTCTCGCTCGAGATGGGCAAGACCGAGATCGTCATGCGTCTGCTGTCCGCGGAGGCGAAGATCAAGCTCGGCGATATGCGATCCGGACGCATGACCGACGACGACTGGACGCGTCTCGCCCGCCGCATGAGCGAGATCAGCGAAGCGCCGTTGTTCATCGACGACTCACCGAACCTCACGATGATGGAGATCCGCGCAAAAGCGCGGCGGCTCAAGCAGAAACACGACATCCGTCTCATCGTCATCGACTACCTGCAGCTCATGTCGTCCGGCAAGAAGGTCGAGTCGCGTCAGCAGGAGGTCTCCGAATTCTCGCGTAGCCTCAAGCTTCTCGCGAAGGAACTCGAGGTTCCGGTCGTCGCGGTGTGTCAGCTCAACCGTGGTCCCGAGCAGCGCACCGACAAGCGGCCGCAGGTCTCCGACCTCCGTGAGTCGGGCTGCCTGCCGGCGTCCACGCGCATCATGCGCGCCGACACCGGCGCCGAAGTCACGCTCGGCGAGCTGCTCGAGTCGGGTGAACAGCCCCTCGTGTGGTCGCTCGACGAACGCATGCGGATGGTCGTCCGGCCGATGGTGAAGGTCTTCCCCAGCGGCCGTAAGGAAGTCTTCCGGTTGGAGCTGGCCTCGGGGCGTCGTGTCGAAGCCACCGCGAACCATCCCTTCCTCACCATCGACGGCTGGATGCCGTTGGGCGAGTTGGTCGCCGGTGAGCGTGTCGCAGTGCCGCGTGCGGTGCCCGCACCCCTCGACGTGATACCCGCATCCGACGACGAGGTGGCCGTTCTCGCGGACACTGCCGTGGCCGGCCGACTGATCCCCACCCGCGCGTTCTCACTCCCCAAGGAGCAGGTCGCCGAGCTCGTCTGCCACATCTGGGAAGACAGCGGTGAGGTCGCATGGGACGCAGGCGCTGCCCGCGCCGTCGTCCGCTACCGGTCGGCGGAGCGTCGTCTGGCCGACGACCTCGCGCGCCTGCTCCTGCGCATCGGCGTGTTCGCGCGGATCACCGATGCCGTCGAGGGCTGGGACCTCACTGTCACCGGGGCGGAGAACCAGGCGGTCTTCCTCCACGACGTGGGCAAGCACGGAACCGCGGCGCAGTGGGTCCTGGCGCAGCTCGGACCGAAGCTCGTCAAGCACAGCCCCGACACCGTCACCCCCGAGATCGAAGCCGAGCTCGGCGAATTGCTCGCCGTCGAACAGCTCGCTCCGATCGGACCGGTCGCATCCGCCACCCCGCGCACCACCGAGGGTGCACGCTCGCGGCTCGCCCGGGTCGCCGATGTCCTCGACACGGCCGACATCGACATGGTCGCCACCAACAACGTGTTCTGGGACGAGATCGTCTCCGTCGCGAGTCTCGGCGAGCGGGACGTCTACGACGGAACGGTGCCCGGCACACACAATTTCGTCGCCGACGGCATCGCGGTGCACAACAGCCTCGAGCAGGACGCCGACATGGTCATCCTGCTGCACCGCCCCGACGCCTTCGAGCGCGACGACCCGCGTGGCGGCGAGGCCGACCTCATCGTCGGCAAGCACCGTAACGGCCCGACCGCGACCATCACCGTTGCCCACCAGCTGCACCTGTCGCGGTTCGTGGACATGGCGCGAGGCTGA
- a CDS encoding ArsI/CadI family heavy metal resistance metalloenzyme: MSRIQFALDVDDLPEAVAFYSTLFGTEPAKLEPGYANFAIADPPLKLVLFENPGKGGTINHLGVEVDSSEKVHTEIARLTEAGLFADEEMGTTCCYATQDKAWVTGPAGEKWEVYTVLADSATFGSSPQHLDGTQEASGGTCCTTGAPDEQQDDNSTPKTGVTSCC, from the coding sequence ATGTCACGCATCCAGTTCGCCCTCGACGTCGACGACCTGCCCGAAGCGGTCGCCTTCTACTCGACACTGTTCGGCACCGAACCGGCCAAGCTCGAACCGGGCTACGCCAACTTCGCGATCGCCGATCCGCCGTTGAAGCTGGTGCTGTTCGAGAACCCGGGCAAGGGCGGCACGATCAACCATCTCGGGGTCGAGGTCGACTCGTCCGAGAAGGTGCACACCGAGATCGCCCGATTGACCGAGGCGGGCCTGTTCGCCGACGAGGAGATGGGCACGACCTGTTGCTACGCCACGCAAGACAAGGCGTGGGTGACGGGTCCGGCAGGGGAGAAGTGGGAGGTGTACACCGTCCTGGCGGATTCGGCCACCTTCGGGTCGAGCCCGCAGCATCTCGACGGCACGCAGGAAGCCAGCGGCGGAACATGCTGCACGACCGGTGCCCCGGACGAGCAGCAGGACGACAACTCCACGCCGAAAACCGGCGTAACCTCCTGCTGCTGA
- a CDS encoding Rv2640c family ArsR-like transcriptional regulator, protein MPKALPVIDVRAPICCAPVSAAPMRDDAALEVALRLKALADPVRIKLVSILLTADEGAVCTCDLAAGVDLAESTVSHHLGQLRKAGMVESERRGMNVYHRARAESLEALRVVLDPNCCR, encoded by the coding sequence ATGCCGAAAGCGCTGCCCGTGATCGATGTCCGCGCCCCGATCTGCTGCGCTCCGGTATCGGCTGCGCCGATGCGCGACGACGCCGCCCTCGAGGTCGCGTTGCGGTTGAAGGCCCTGGCCGATCCGGTGCGCATCAAACTCGTGTCGATCCTGCTCACCGCCGACGAAGGTGCGGTGTGCACGTGCGATCTTGCCGCCGGTGTGGATCTGGCGGAATCCACGGTGAGTCATCACCTCGGACAACTACGCAAGGCGGGCATGGTCGAATCCGAGCGACGCGGGATGAACGTCTATCACCGTGCCCGCGCCGAGTCCCTCGAGGCGCTCAGGGTCGTCCTGGATCCGAACTGCTGCCGCTGA
- a CDS encoding phosphoribosylanthranilate isomerase yields MTFIKMCGLQDEATVDLAVELGVDAVGFVLVKSPRRISPERAATLRTRVPAGTLAVGVYVNASLDEIIATARAANLDHVQVHDLRSADDVRVLHDAGFTVIRAINTGGAEALSEDFGADLLLVDGAVAGAGKTWDWQDRSALPSGRWVLAGGLNPDNVERALSTSGAWGVDVSSGIEAERGVKDPGLMRAFAQAVRRNAPE; encoded by the coding sequence ATGACGTTCATCAAGATGTGCGGACTGCAGGACGAGGCGACGGTCGATCTCGCCGTCGAACTGGGCGTCGACGCGGTCGGTTTCGTTCTCGTGAAGAGCCCTCGTCGCATCTCCCCCGAGCGGGCCGCGACGCTCCGCACCCGTGTGCCGGCGGGAACACTCGCCGTCGGCGTCTATGTGAATGCGTCCCTCGACGAGATCATCGCGACGGCCCGGGCCGCGAATCTCGATCACGTCCAGGTGCACGACCTGCGGTCGGCCGACGACGTGCGCGTGCTGCACGACGCGGGATTCACGGTGATCCGCGCGATCAACACCGGAGGAGCCGAGGCGCTGTCGGAGGACTTCGGCGCCGACCTGTTGCTCGTCGACGGCGCAGTCGCCGGTGCAGGGAAGACATGGGACTGGCAGGACCGCAGTGCCTTGCCGTCCGGCCGGTGGGTCCTTGCGGGCGGGCTGAACCCCGACAACGTGGAGAGGGCACTTTCCACGTCCGGGGCGTGGGGTGTCGACGTCTCCAGCGGCATCGAGGCCGAACGCGGCGTCAAGGATCCGGGTCTCATGCGGGCGTTCGCGCAGGCGGTCCGGAGAAACGCCCCTGAGTGA
- a CDS encoding DUF808 domain-containing protein gives MAGGLVALLDDVAVLAKAAAASIDDIGAAAGRASVKAAGVVVDDTAVTPRYVHGFTPDRELPIIRKIAIGSIRNKLLIILPVAMILSQFLPQALPYLLIAGGLFLCYEGAEKVYEALTGGHHEKEATAAEKGPEFEKAMIGGAIRTDLILSAEIMVISLASVEDEPFLTRLLVLIVVAVLITVLVYGVVALIVKMDDVGLALAKRKSTFAQRVGRGLVTAMPKLMTVLTVVGIAAMLWVGGHILLVNVGEAGFHWPADRLHDLEHWFGDLVHGGFGGVLSWTAGTVASALVGLIVGAIVVLIMHLIPRRKKADAAH, from the coding sequence GTGGCTGGTGGTCTCGTCGCCCTTCTGGACGACGTCGCGGTACTTGCGAAGGCAGCCGCGGCATCCATAGACGACATCGGCGCTGCAGCCGGCAGGGCGAGCGTCAAGGCAGCGGGAGTGGTCGTCGACGACACGGCCGTCACCCCCCGCTACGTGCACGGGTTCACCCCCGATCGCGAACTGCCGATCATCCGCAAGATCGCGATCGGGTCGATCCGCAACAAGCTTCTGATCATCCTGCCGGTCGCGATGATCCTGAGTCAGTTCCTCCCGCAGGCCCTGCCGTATCTGCTCATCGCCGGCGGTCTGTTCCTCTGCTACGAGGGCGCCGAGAAGGTCTACGAAGCGCTCACCGGCGGACACCACGAAAAAGAGGCCACCGCAGCGGAGAAGGGCCCCGAGTTCGAGAAGGCCATGATCGGCGGGGCGATCCGCACCGACCTGATCCTGTCCGCCGAGATCATGGTGATCTCGCTGGCCTCCGTCGAGGACGAACCCTTCCTGACTCGCCTGCTCGTCCTCATCGTCGTCGCCGTCCTCATCACCGTCCTGGTGTACGGCGTGGTCGCCCTGATCGTGAAGATGGACGACGTCGGCCTGGCGCTCGCGAAACGGAAGTCCACTTTCGCTCAGCGCGTCGGTCGCGGTCTCGTGACGGCGATGCCGAAGCTGATGACCGTTCTCACCGTGGTCGGGATCGCCGCCATGCTGTGGGTCGGTGGGCACATCCTGCTCGTCAATGTCGGCGAGGCCGGATTCCATTGGCCTGCCGATCGTCTGCACGATCTCGAGCACTGGTTCGGCGACCTCGTGCACGGCGGATTCGGCGGCGTGTTGTCGTGGACCGCGGGGACCGTGGCATCCGCTCTGGTGGGCCTGATCGTGGGTGCGATCGTCGTGCTGATCATGCACCTGATCCCGCGGCGGAAGAAGGCCGACGCCGCGCACTGA
- a CDS encoding arsenate reductase ArsC yields MTAVPSVLFVCVHNAGRSQMAAGFLSRLAGDRITVRSAGSAPAEEVNPAAVAAMAEVGIDISGENPKILTADAVQTSDVVITMGCGDTCPVFPGTSYRDWVLDDPAGRGLDAVRPIRDEIRAKVEALIAELTSPT; encoded by the coding sequence GTGACCGCCGTTCCGTCCGTGTTGTTCGTGTGCGTGCACAATGCCGGACGGTCCCAGATGGCCGCCGGGTTCCTGAGTCGCCTCGCAGGGGATCGCATCACAGTCCGTTCCGCCGGGTCCGCACCCGCCGAGGAGGTGAACCCTGCTGCGGTCGCGGCGATGGCCGAGGTCGGAATCGACATCTCCGGCGAGAACCCGAAGATCCTCACCGCCGACGCCGTGCAGACCTCCGACGTCGTGATCACGATGGGGTGCGGCGACACCTGCCCGGTATTCCCCGGTACGTCCTACCGGGACTGGGTGCTCGACGACCCGGCCGGACGAGGGCTCGACGCCGTGCGTCCGATCCGTGACGAGATCCGGGCGAAGGTCGAGGCGTTGATCGCCGAACTGACATCGCCGACATGA
- the arsB gene encoding ACR3 family arsenite efflux transporter, producing the protein MSERTAVDTPVMGRMSTLDRFLPVWIGTAIVVGLLLGRMIPGLGEALGFIEIDGISLPIALGLLIMMYPVLAKVRYDRLDTVTGDRTLLISSLILNWILGPALMFALAWLMLPDLPEYRTGLIIVGLARCIAMVIIWNDLACGDREAAAVLVAINSVFQVIMFAALGWFYLSVLPGWLGLEQTGLDVSPWEIAKSVLIFLGIPLVAGFLTRRFGEKAKGRSWYEQTFLPRIGPWALYGLLFTIVVLFALQGEQITSRPLDVVRIALPLLAYFAIMWGSGYLFGAAVGLGYERTTTLAFTAAGNNFELAIAVAIGTFGVASGQALAGVVGPLIEVPVLVALVYVALALRTRFVARAGGAS; encoded by the coding sequence ATGAGTGAGCGAACTGCGGTGGACACTCCCGTGATGGGCAGGATGTCGACACTCGACCGCTTCCTTCCCGTGTGGATCGGCACCGCCATCGTCGTCGGCCTGCTGCTCGGCCGCATGATTCCCGGACTCGGAGAAGCCCTGGGTTTCATCGAGATCGACGGGATCTCGCTGCCGATCGCCCTCGGCTTGCTGATCATGATGTACCCGGTGCTGGCGAAGGTGCGCTACGACCGTCTCGACACGGTCACCGGCGACCGCACCCTGTTGATCTCGTCGCTGATCCTCAACTGGATCCTCGGACCCGCACTGATGTTCGCACTCGCCTGGCTGATGCTGCCGGATCTGCCCGAATACCGCACCGGCCTGATCATCGTCGGCCTCGCGCGCTGCATCGCCATGGTCATCATCTGGAACGACCTCGCCTGCGGCGACCGGGAAGCCGCAGCCGTGCTGGTCGCGATCAACTCGGTCTTCCAGGTGATCATGTTCGCCGCTCTCGGCTGGTTCTACCTGTCGGTGCTGCCCGGATGGCTCGGCCTCGAGCAGACCGGTCTCGACGTCTCCCCGTGGGAGATCGCGAAATCCGTGCTGATCTTTCTCGGGATCCCGCTCGTCGCCGGTTTCCTCACTCGTCGATTCGGCGAGAAGGCGAAGGGCCGCAGCTGGTACGAGCAGACCTTCCTGCCGCGCATCGGACCGTGGGCGCTGTACGGACTGCTGTTCACCATCGTGGTCCTGTTCGCGCTGCAGGGTGAACAGATCACCTCGCGACCACTCGACGTCGTACGCATCGCGCTGCCCCTGCTGGCGTACTTCGCGATCATGTGGGGGAGCGGGTATCTCTTCGGCGCTGCAGTAGGACTCGGCTACGAACGCACCACCACACTCGCCTTCACCGCCGCGGGCAACAACTTCGAACTCGCCATCGCCGTCGCGATCGGCACGTTCGGGGTCGCGTCCGGACAGGCACTGGCGGGAGTCGTCGGCCCCCTCATCGAAGTGCCCGTCCTCGTCGCACTCGTGTACGTCGCTCTGGCCCTGCGCACCCGTTTCGTCGCCCGTGCCGGAGGTGCGTCGTGA
- a CDS encoding ArsR/SmtB family transcription factor produces MSNQDLAGDDACCSPLVRQPLTGDRAVDLARMFKALGDPVRLRLLSLVASHAGGEACVCDISGSFDLSQPTISHHLRVLREAALLECERRGTWVYYRVVPAALRQLSDVLGIEPTEVPA; encoded by the coding sequence GTGTCGAATCAAGATCTCGCGGGTGACGACGCCTGCTGCTCTCCGCTCGTGCGCCAACCCCTGACGGGCGATCGCGCCGTCGACCTCGCCCGGATGTTCAAGGCCCTCGGCGATCCGGTGCGTCTGCGGTTGCTGTCGCTCGTCGCGAGCCATGCCGGCGGTGAGGCGTGCGTATGCGACATCTCGGGATCGTTCGATCTGTCCCAACCGACGATCTCGCACCACCTCAGAGTTCTGCGCGAGGCAGCCCTGCTCGAGTGCGAGCGTCGCGGCACCTGGGTGTACTACCGGGTGGTTCCGGCTGCACTACGGCAACTCTCCGATGTACTCGGGATCGAGCCGACCGAGGTACCCGCATGA
- a CDS encoding IclR family transcriptional regulator: MANSPSGDSMLDRVVRILESFDDTQPRLTVGSLARRSGIPQATTYRLVGELVQHGLLTRDDDGRVRLGLRLWELVARSAPARDLRESALPFLQDVQSVVHQHTQLAVLQDDEVLVLERLSASDSVVNQASVARRLPVHDTSLGMSMLAFSPAEVQETYRRRHPEVEKRFAATTRDFRRALAEVRRRGYARFDGVLDEGTTGIAVPVLARSGHALAALGVVVPTGASRQQAVVPVLMAAARGIARGVGERPPD; this comes from the coding sequence ATGGCCAACTCGCCGTCCGGTGACTCGATGCTCGACCGCGTCGTCCGCATCCTCGAGTCGTTCGACGACACCCAACCCCGCCTGACGGTCGGGAGTCTCGCCCGCAGGTCCGGCATCCCGCAGGCCACGACCTACCGGCTCGTCGGCGAGCTGGTGCAACACGGTCTGCTCACCCGGGACGACGACGGCCGGGTACGGCTCGGTCTGCGCCTGTGGGAACTCGTCGCGCGCAGTGCACCCGCGCGCGATCTGCGGGAGTCGGCGCTGCCCTTTCTGCAGGACGTGCAGTCGGTGGTGCACCAGCACACCCAGCTCGCGGTCCTGCAGGACGACGAGGTCCTCGTCCTCGAACGGCTGTCGGCGTCCGATTCGGTGGTCAACCAGGCCTCGGTCGCGCGTCGGCTCCCCGTCCACGACACGTCGCTGGGCATGTCGATGCTCGCGTTCTCACCTGCGGAGGTGCAGGAAACCTATCGGCGACGACATCCCGAGGTGGAGAAGCGTTTCGCTGCGACGACGAGAGATTTCCGTCGCGCGCTCGCGGAGGTCCGCCGGCGGGGTTATGCGCGCTTCGACGGTGTGCTCGACGAGGGCACCACGGGCATCGCGGTGCCCGTCCTCGCGCGGTCGGGTCATGCCCTGGCGGCGCTCGGCGTGGTGGTGCCCACCGGTGCGTCCCGGCAACAGGCCGTCGTGCCCGTCCTCATGGCCGCTGCCCGCGGCATCGCGCGCGGAGTCGGCGAGCGTCCCCCGGACTGA
- a CDS encoding 4-hydroxybenzoate 3-monooxygenase, whose protein sequence is MNATRTVVTTEVGIVGGGPAGLMLSHLLAKAGIDNIVVEKRDHETIRTTHRAGILEHGSVSLLTESGVDTRVLNEGHRHDGIDLRFGGESHRIDFRDLVGESVWLYPQNEVFVDLAASRERDGGDVRYSVCDTEVLDITTDTPKIRFTESDGTPVEIRCRILVGADGSQSICRKAIPGDVRTDHFIEYPFAWFGILTEAPPSAPELIYARSDHGFALISQRNESVQRMYFQCDPSEDASTWSEDRIWDELQRRVDGPDGFELKRGPIFEQMVLPFRSYVCEPMRHGNLFLAGDAGHTVPPTGAKGLNLALADVRVLFRALDSFFSTGSSDLLDAYSDTALQRVWKAQNFSYWMTSMLHTREDATPFENKRALGELAAVVGSRYGQQYLAEAYTGRPDR, encoded by the coding sequence ATGAATGCAACCCGCACGGTCGTCACCACCGAAGTCGGCATCGTCGGCGGCGGCCCGGCAGGTCTCATGCTCTCCCATCTCCTCGCGAAGGCGGGGATCGACAACATCGTCGTCGAGAAGCGTGATCACGAGACCATCCGGACCACCCACCGTGCGGGGATCCTCGAGCACGGCTCGGTGTCGCTGCTCACCGAGAGCGGAGTCGACACCCGTGTCCTGAACGAAGGGCACCGCCACGACGGCATCGATCTGCGCTTCGGAGGTGAGAGCCACCGCATCGATTTCCGGGACCTCGTGGGTGAGTCGGTGTGGTTGTATCCGCAGAACGAGGTCTTCGTCGACCTGGCCGCCTCGCGCGAACGCGACGGTGGCGATGTGCGCTACAGCGTCTGCGACACAGAGGTTCTCGACATCACCACCGACACACCGAAGATCCGGTTCACCGAATCCGACGGCACGCCGGTCGAGATCCGGTGCCGCATCCTCGTCGGAGCCGACGGATCACAGAGCATCTGCCGCAAGGCGATTCCCGGCGACGTCCGCACCGACCACTTCATCGAGTACCCCTTCGCATGGTTCGGGATCCTTACCGAGGCTCCACCGAGTGCACCCGAATTGATCTATGCGCGTTCTGATCACGGATTCGCCCTCATCAGTCAACGCAACGAGTCGGTGCAGCGGATGTACTTCCAGTGCGATCCGTCCGAGGACGCGTCGACGTGGAGCGAGGACCGGATCTGGGACGAGCTTCAGAGGCGTGTCGACGGCCCCGACGGTTTCGAACTGAAGCGCGGCCCCATCTTCGAACAGATGGTCCTGCCGTTCCGCTCGTACGTGTGCGAACCGATGCGGCACGGAAACCTCTTCCTGGCAGGCGATGCCGGCCACACCGTTCCGCCGACCGGTGCCAAGGGACTCAACCTCGCCCTGGCCGACGTCCGGGTGCTCTTCCGCGCGCTCGACTCGTTCTTCTCCACCGGCTCGTCCGACCTGCTCGACGCCTACAGCGACACGGCGCTGCAGCGCGTGTGGAAGGCGCAGAACTTCTCGTACTGGATGACCTCGATGCTCCACACCCGTGAGGACGCAACGCCGTTCGAGAACAAACGGGCACTGGGCGAACTCGCCGCGGTCGTCGGCTCCCGGTACGGACAGCAGTATCTCGCGGAGGCGTACACGGGCCGGCCCGACCGCTGA